Part of the Edaphobacter lichenicola genome, CGGTGTTGCCGGTTTATACGCAGCCGATCTGTCCCGGCGATGGATATCTTTGGAATCCCGGCTATTGGGCGTATGGCGATGAGGGCTACTACTGGGTCCCTGGTGTTTGGGTTCGGCCGCCGCAGGTTGGACTGCTGTGGACGCCGGGCTACTGGGGATGGGGCGGTGGGGCTTACCTCTTCCACGCTGGTTACTGGGGGCCGCACGTGGGCTTCTACGGTGGCGTGAACTATGGATTCGGTTATGGCGGCGTTGGTTTTGGCGGCGGCCGCTGGGTTGGCAACAGCTTTGCGTATAACACCGCGGTCGTCAATGTGAATCGGACGGTGATCCACAATACGTATATCGACAATACGGTGATCAACCACACGACGGTCTACAACCGTACGAGCTTCAATGGCGGGACCGGTGGCATCCAGGCTCGTCCTTCGGCGCAGGAGGCTGGGTTCGCACGGGAGAACCACATTGCACCGACGGGGGAGCAGCAGAGTCATATGCAGATGGCACATGCTGACCGCAGCAACTTCGCGTCGGTCAATGGCGGTCATCCTCAGAATGCAGCGTTCTCGCGGCCTGGCGTGCGTGCTGCGAACCAGCAGCAGCGTATTGGGCAGGGTGTGCAGTCCGGTCAGCTTACCGCTCATGAGACGGGCAACCTGGAGCACAGGGAGGCGAGCATCAATCATCAGGCTGCGGCTGACCGTGCTGCAAACGGCGGACATCTGACCGCGCAGGAGCATCAGCAGATCAACCAGCGGCAGAATAACGTCAGCAGATCGATCTACAACGACAAGCACAACGCGAACACGCAGGAGCATCCGCATGCAGAGGCACACGAGCGGAAGTAGTTTGTAGCGACGAAGAGGAAGTGGTCGGCGGATATTTAGCCGGCCGCTTTTTTGTGCGCCTAGAATCTTAAGGATGGTAGGTGAACAGCGGGACAGAGTCGTTGTGGTGCTGGTACGGGCGCGCAATCCGAACAACATCGGAGCGGTTGCGAGGGCGATGCACGACTTTGGCTTTCGCCATCTGCGGATTGTGAATGAGTATGCGGTGCCGTTTGAGACGGCGCGATCGGCGGTGGATGCGTCTGGGGTGCTGGCAGGGGCCGAGGCGTGTGTCAGCGTTGCCGAGGCGGTCGCGGATTGCACGGTGGTGGTGGGGACGACGGCAGTGGGGGAGCGTACGCTGCAGCATCCTTTGCACGCGCTTGCCGATGCTGGAGAGAAGATTGGTTTAGCGTTGGCGGGTAGGGGACGGGTCGCGGTGCTGTTTGGCTCGGAGAAGACAGGGCTTAGCAACGAGGAGCTGAGCCACTGTCATTGGCTGCTGACGATTCCGATGGAGGAGCAGAAGGAGATCCGGCATCCTTCGATGAATCTTGGGCAGGCGGTGGCGGTTTGCTTGTATGAGTTAGTGCGGGGGAAGGGTTCGGTTGCCGGGGGTGGGGCGGATGAGGCGCCTAACGTAATCGAGATGGAGCGGCTGATGGCTCTGTTGACCGAGGTGCTGGAGACGACTGGATATACGAAGCGGCATCCTGCGAACTGCGATGAGGCTCAGATTCGGCGGCTGGTTTTGCGGATGGGGGTGACGGCGAGTGATGTGCCGGTGTGGATGGGGATCTTGCGGCAGGTGTTGTGGCGGGTGCGTGGTTAGAAGACGGACATTATCCTTTGCGCATGAAGTTCATGTAGGTTGAACGATGTGAGATATCAGGAGGCGGCAGGCATGGTCGTGCGTAAGACGGCTGCAGTAGCGGCATTGGTTGGATCTTTGACGGTAAGCGGATGGACGCAGGGGAAACAGTTGACGACCGAAGACTACGCACAAGCGGAGAAGTTTATGGGGTACAACGTGAACTCGCTGGTGTATCACGGCGTGGCGCGGCCTACGTGGATGGCGGATGGACGTTTCTGGTATCGCGACAATGGGCCGGACGGGATCACGTTTATCGTGGTCGATCCGACGAAGGGCACGAAGGCGCCTGCGTTCGATCAGGCGAAGCTTGCGGCAGCGTTGACGAGTGCGACGGACGGCAAGATGAAGGCGGATGCGTGGCATCTGATGATCTCCGAGATTGAGTTTTCAAATGGAGACAAGACGGTTGTCGTGGGGAGTGGTTCGCGGAAGTTTCGTTGCGACCTGAGCGGCGCGGGTGTTTGCACAGAGGTTGTCGCGGCTGGCGGGGAGCAGGCGGCAAACAAGATTCACGGAGTTCTTGCACCGGATAAGACGAAGGAAGCGTTTATCCGCGACTGGAATCTTTGGGTGCGCGATGTGGCTACGGGCAAGGAGACTCAGCTGACCACCGATGGAGTGAAGGACTATGGGTACGCGACCGATAACGCCGGTTGGACGATGAGCGATAACGCGGTCCTGGTGTGGTCACCTGATGGAAAGATGATTGCTACGTTTCAGCAGGACCAGAGGAAGACGGGCGAAATGTATATGGTTCCGGTGACGAATGGTCATCCGGAGTTGAAGGTATGGAAGTATCCGCTGGTGGGGGACAAAGATGTAACGATGATCGAGCGCGTGATCATCGATATGCCAGGTGACGGAAAGGCGGCGAAGGTGATTCGGTTGAAGATGCCGCCGGATCAGCACCGGTCTACCCTGTGCGATGACATTAGCTGCCGCGGAGGGAGCGGATGGGATGATGTGCAGTGGAGCGCAGATGGTAAGACACTGGCGTTTGTTTCGACGTCGCGAGATCACAAGCAGGAGTGGATGAGGATCGCGGATGCTTCGACTGGCGAAGTGCTGGATGTGATGGGCGAGACTGCGACGAAGTTCTTCGAGAGTGGCAATGACAAGGTGAACTGGAAGTATCTTTCGAAGACAAACGAGCTGTTGTGGTTCAGCGAGCGAGACGGCTGGGGGCAGATGTATTTGTACGATGCCGCGACGGGCAATTTGAAGAATAAGATTACGCGTGGCGATGGGAATGTGACCCAGGTGCTACAGGTAGATGAGAAGACGCGCACGATTTATTTTCTTGGGGTGGGCAAGGAGCCTGGGCGCGACCCCTATTTTTCACACTTCTATAGCGTGAAGTTTGATGGGAAGGATATGAAGCTGCTGACGCCGGAGAATGCGGATCATGCGGTGACGGTGTCGCAGGATGGGAGGTACTTTGTCGATGTGTACTCGACCGCGACCGAGCCACAGACGGCGGTGGTGCGGGATGAGAGCGGCAAAGTTGTAGTCGAGGTGGCGAAGCAGGATATCTCGAAGCTGGTGGCTTATGGATGGGTGCCGCCGGTGCCGATTGTGGTGAAGGCGCGGGATGGGAAGACGGACTTGTACGGTTACATGTTCAAGCCGACGAACATCGATGCGTCGAAGAAGTATCCGATTGTGAATAGTGTTTATCCGGGGCCGCAGACGGGATCATGTGGTGGGCGCGGCTTTTCGGCGGCACATCGGGATTGGCAGTCGCTGGCGGAGCTTGGGTTTGTTGTCGTGTGCATCGATGGGATGGGAACGCCGTTTCGGTCGAAGGCGTTTCATGAGTTTTACTTCGGCGACCTGGGGGACAATACGATTCCGGATCAGGTGGCGGGGATGAAGGAGCTGGCGGCTAAGCATCCGTGGATCGATATCGATAAGGTGGGGATGTATGGGCACTCGGGCGGCGGGAATGCTACGGCTGCGGCGATGTTTCATTACCCGGACTTCTTCAAGGTTGGGATTGCGGAGAGTGGGAATCACGACCAGAGGGACTATGAGGATGACTGGGCGGAGAAATGGAACGGGCTGCTGGTGAAGAATGCCGACGGGACGACGAACTATGACAGCCAGGCGAATCAGTATGTGGCGAAGAATCTGAAGGGGCATCTGCTGCTGGCGCACGGTTCGACGGACAACAATGTGCCGCTGAATAACACGCTGCTGGTCGTGGACGCGCTGATCAAGGCGAATAAGGACTTTGATCTGCTGATTATTCCAAATGTCGCGCATGGGTATGGCGAGGCAAGTCAGTACATGACCCGGCGACGGTGGGATTATTTCGTGAAGAATCTTGCGGGGAATATACCGCCGCATGAGTACGAGATGAAGTCATATGCTGCGGCGATGACGGCGATACGCAGCGGTCCGCGTGATGCGGAGGATGATCAGTAGAGGCGATAAGTGCGAATGGGCCGGTAGAGGGAGATTCTCTGCCGGCCCATTATTTGTTGCGCGATTATTCGACGATCTTGCCGTCGTTGCTCGAAGCGGTGCTGGCGGACTTCGCTGAGGAGACCTGCCAACCGTTGCTGGTGTTTGTGAGGGTGGCCTGGGCGTTTTGAGGGGCTGCCAGTTCGGTCTGGAGTTGTGGGTAGGCGTTTTGGGTCTCGGGGGCGGTGGCCCAGGCGGCCGCGTCGGGGATGTTGTAGTGGTAGGAGACCTGAGTCGTGGCGCCGGGGTCGCTGGTGGTGGGGGTGGAGCTGTCGATGCTGGAGACTTTGCGATGGCCGTAGCAGAAGTTTCCGTAGCCAGGTTGGGTGGTGTCGGCGGTCCAGGCGGCGCGGCCCTTGTCGGAGAGGTCGTAGTTGTTGACCTGCTTGCTGGCGATGATGAGGACTTTCTTTTCAGCGGTAGTGCGGACGAGGAGGCCCTGATCGACGAGGGCGTCGTAGTTGGAGGTCTTGCTGTTGTTGGAGGTGTCAGCCTGCACTGGGAATTTGACGGGGTCGGACCAGAGACAGGCGGGGTGGGCGGAGTAGTAGCTATTGATGGCGCTGGTGTAGTTGAGGGTGTTGTCGGCTTTTTTGTTGCAGCTGGTGGCGAGGAAGGCAACTGCGCTGCAGAGGGCTGTGGTGCGGATGGTAGTGCGGATGGTTTGGCTCTTCATTCAAAGGTCTCCTTACTTCATCTCTTTGCTTGGCATTGTTTCAATGCGTTCAATTAGGTGGGATGCAGGAGAGGGTGCTGAGGTCTTCTGAGGAATTGGTTGCCTGTGTGGTGAGAAGTTATAGCCAGCCTTTGGTGCGGGCGATGCGAGCGGCGTCGACGCGATTGGAGGCACCCAGCTTGGCGATGGCTTCGGAGAGGTAGTTGCGAACGGTACCTTCGGAGAGGTGAAGTTCAGTGGCTATCTCGGTGCTGCTGCGGCCGTCGCCAGCGCGCTGGAGGATCTGGCGTTCGCGGTCGGTGAGGGGATCGAGTTCGGCGTTCCAGGCTTCGGCGGCGAGTGCGGGGTCGACGACACGCATACCTCGATGGACGCGGCGAACGGCGTCGGCGAGCTCTTTGGCGGGGCGATCTTTGAGGAGGTAGCCGCGGGCTCCGGCGTCGAGTGCCCGGCGCAGGTAGCCGGGACGGGCGAAGGTGGTGAGGATGATGGTCCGGACGCTGGGGTGGTTGGTGCGCAGGTTTGCGGCTAGTTCGAGGCCAGTCATGTGGGGCATCTCGATATCGGTGACGAGGACGTCGGGTTTCATGCGGCCTACGGCTTCGAAGGCGTCGCGGCCGTTCGCGGTGGTGGCGATGACGGAGATGTCGGCTTCGAGCTCGAGAAGGGCGGAGAGAGCGCCCAACACCATGGCCTGATCTTCGGCGAGGATGACGCGAATGGATGGACTCATACGACCACGCTGGGGGCTTGTATAGAGTCCGGTGTTGACTCCGGGAGCTCGATGAGAAGGGAGACGCCGGGGTTGGTTGTGATGGAGAGGCGGCCTCCGAGAGACTGGACGCGCTCGCGCATTCCGCGGAGACCGTTGCCTTCGCAGAGCTTGGGGTGAGCGCCGTTATCGGCGATGAGGAGAGAGTGGTAGCCATCGTCAGATCGTGTGAAGCGCATGCTGCAGTGGGTGGCCTGGGCGTGGCGCACGATGTTAGTTACAGCTTCGCGGACGGCGAGACAGAGGACGGTCTCTTCGGTTGCGTTGAGTTGTGGGACGGGGGATTCGCAGGCCAGGGCTACGCCTGCGGCTTGCAGGGTGTTGCGGGCTTGCTCCATCTCGGCGGTGAGTCCACGGGAGCGATAGCCGCCGATGGCTTCACGGACTTCGGAGAGAGCGGTGCGCGCCGTTCGTTCGACGTCGGCCATCTCCTTGGCTGCGCGTTGCGGATCGAGTTCGACGAGGCGGCCGGCGAGCTCGGATTTTAAGACGATGACGGAGAGGGTATGGCCGAGAACGTCATGGAGGTCGCGGGCAATGCGTTCGCGTTCGGCGACGGCTGCCAATGCGACATTTTCTTCCTGCGCCTTGCGGAGCTTGCACTCGGCGCGTCTCTGTTCGGCGAAGAGGATGTTGCCGCCCCCGATGAGGAGGAGAAGAAAGATAGCAACAAAGACATTGGGCCAGCCGATGTAAAGGAGGTGGCCACGGGTGTTGAAGAGATAACCTTCAGCAACGATGAAGAGCGATTCGACGAAGAAGAGTGAGAGGATGCGGCGAGTGGATTTGAGAACGAATGGCAGAAAGGCTGCGGTGTAGACGAAGAAGGTGGATCCGCCACCGTTCCACGGAAAGGTTGCGAGGCCTAGGAGAAATGTAGCGGCGATCAACCAGTAGCGAGTTGGTCTACCCTCATTCTTAGGGCTGACATAGGCGGCGAAGATGGC contains:
- a CDS encoding S9 family peptidase, which produces MVVRKTAAVAALVGSLTVSGWTQGKQLTTEDYAQAEKFMGYNVNSLVYHGVARPTWMADGRFWYRDNGPDGITFIVVDPTKGTKAPAFDQAKLAAALTSATDGKMKADAWHLMISEIEFSNGDKTVVVGSGSRKFRCDLSGAGVCTEVVAAGGEQAANKIHGVLAPDKTKEAFIRDWNLWVRDVATGKETQLTTDGVKDYGYATDNAGWTMSDNAVLVWSPDGKMIATFQQDQRKTGEMYMVPVTNGHPELKVWKYPLVGDKDVTMIERVIIDMPGDGKAAKVIRLKMPPDQHRSTLCDDISCRGGSGWDDVQWSADGKTLAFVSTSRDHKQEWMRIADASTGEVLDVMGETATKFFESGNDKVNWKYLSKTNELLWFSERDGWGQMYLYDAATGNLKNKITRGDGNVTQVLQVDEKTRTIYFLGVGKEPGRDPYFSHFYSVKFDGKDMKLLTPENADHAVTVSQDGRYFVDVYSTATEPQTAVVRDESGKVVVEVAKQDISKLVAYGWVPPVPIVVKARDGKTDLYGYMFKPTNIDASKKYPIVNSVYPGPQTGSCGGRGFSAAHRDWQSLAELGFVVVCIDGMGTPFRSKAFHEFYFGDLGDNTIPDQVAGMKELAAKHPWIDIDKVGMYGHSGGGNATAAAMFHYPDFFKVGIAESGNHDQRDYEDDWAEKWNGLLVKNADGTTNYDSQANQYVAKNLKGHLLLAHGSTDNNVPLNNTLLVVDALIKANKDFDLLIIPNVAHGYGEASQYMTRRRWDYFVKNLAGNIPPHEYEMKSYAAAMTAIRSGPRDAEDDQ
- a CDS encoding response regulator transcription factor; this encodes MSPSIRVILAEDQAMVLGALSALLELEADISVIATTANGRDAFEAVGRMKPDVLVTDIEMPHMTGLELAANLRTNHPSVRTIILTTFARPGYLRRALDAGARGYLLKDRPAKELADAVRRVHRGMRVVDPALAAEAWNAELDPLTDRERQILQRAGDGRSSTEIATELHLSEGTVRNYLSEAIAKLGASNRVDAARIARTKGWL
- a CDS encoding sensor histidine kinase; translated protein: MKSPDVISKKHERNMAWLWLAYSSFLFIDPILEPSRHLWAGTLTVFALFVAIFAAYVSPKNEGRPTRYWLIAATFLLGLATFPWNGGGSTFFVYTAAFLPFVLKSTRRILSLFFVESLFIVAEGYLFNTRGHLLYIGWPNVFVAIFLLLLIGGGNILFAEQRRAECKLRKAQEENVALAAVAERERIARDLHDVLGHTLSVIVLKSELAGRLVELDPQRAAKEMADVERTARTALSEVREAIGGYRSRGLTAEMEQARNTLQAAGVALACESPVPQLNATEETVLCLAVREAVTNIVRHAQATHCSMRFTRSDDGYHSLLIADNGAHPKLCEGNGLRGMRERVQSLGGRLSITTNPGVSLLIELPESTPDSIQAPSVVV
- a CDS encoding RNA methyltransferase, translating into MVGEQRDRVVVVLVRARNPNNIGAVARAMHDFGFRHLRIVNEYAVPFETARSAVDASGVLAGAEACVSVAEAVADCTVVVGTTAVGERTLQHPLHALADAGEKIGLALAGRGRVAVLFGSEKTGLSNEELSHCHWLLTIPMEEQKEIRHPSMNLGQAVAVCLYELVRGKGSVAGGGADEAPNVIEMERLMALLTEVLETTGYTKRHPANCDEAQIRRLVLRMGVTASDVPVWMGILRQVLWRVRG
- a CDS encoding YXWGXW repeat-containing protein; this translates as MRLTNLVRKFVVGAALALLPAASFAGVFISVGIAPPVLPVYTQPICPGDGYLWNPGYWAYGDEGYYWVPGVWVRPPQVGLLWTPGYWGWGGGAYLFHAGYWGPHVGFYGGVNYGFGYGGVGFGGGRWVGNSFAYNTAVVNVNRTVIHNTYIDNTVINHTTVYNRTSFNGGTGGIQARPSAQEAGFARENHIAPTGEQQSHMQMAHADRSNFASVNGGHPQNAAFSRPGVRAANQQQRIGQGVQSGQLTAHETGNLEHREASINHQAAADRAANGGHLTAQEHQQINQRQNNVSRSIYNDKHNANTQEHPHAEAHERK